The genomic interval GAAAAGACACatatattgggctggccaaaaagttcatttgggtttttctcatAACATCTtctggaaaaatctgaatgaattttttggtCAACCCGATAGAATTTGGCTAGTTTAAAGAGAAGGTAGAGCTTGTACAGAACAAGAGGACATTTCACGCAGGGGAGATTTCTTTCAGGAATTCTCAGAGACCAGAAACTGACATGTTTGGATTAACAGCAGGTTTAATAAATTGGATTGGAAATGAACAATTTTTCATAGCAACAGTAGACAAGATGGCTTTGTTTTCtgctaaaataacaaaaatgccaTTTCAGTGCAATACTAGAGAAAGATGATGCAGTTGGGAGTTTTATGGGGCTTAATCACATAATTGGGCATCCTgatgcctcagacagtaaagaatctgcctgtaacacagacacctgggttcaatccttggtagggaagatctcctggagaaggaaatgactccagtattcttgcctggagaattccatggagagaggaacctggcaggctacagtccaagagatcacaaagagtcagacatgtctgagcagtTAACATGTTCACTTTCAGTCACATAATCGATGAACAAATACATCCATAGATAATATAAATAAGAGAATATTAATAAAGTACCCTTTCCTAATGTACCATGAGATTATTAATCAATGACAGACAAAAGTgaagcttattttttttcttttgcagtgaTTATAAAAATGTTATCCTAGGTgatctgagatttttttctttttaaagaaaaaacaatttagaGGAAGAAAATGGTGAGAATGTATAGGTATGGAAGGGGAGTCACATGAATAAACTGATGCTATAGCAAGGTCAGTCTTGAGGGAATAGAAGCTTGTATGAAAACAGTAAGACTGGAAGTAGAAACCTTTGGTAACCTATTACAATAGTGTAGGCATTATTACTAAGCATCAAATTAGGGgtaagataaaagaaataaaatgtattggtAATACAACAGAAAAAAGTTAAGCAAACTTCATTGATTAATTAAGTTTGAGACATAAGAAggcaatagatgcaaaaaatgtGTGAAGTCGCTATCTAGAAGAACCAAGAAATAAGAAAGTCAGCAAGGGAAACTGGTTGAGTGCTGGGTATAAGTATGGTATATTAATTTACTAAAGTTTTTATAACAAAGTATCAGACTAAGTGACTTGAACAacaagaatttattttctcacagtcctgaaATCTAGAATTCTGACATCAAGATTTTGGCAGAGTTGATTCTTTTCAAGTCCTTTCATCTTGGCTTGTAGGTGACTGCCTCTTCCTTGACTTTTCTCAGGTTGAAGACCAGTAAGATaagttttaacaagccctccaagtGATCCTGATGCCTGATAAATTTTGAGAATCATTAACCCAATCTATTGGCTGTGCTTTCTGATTGAATTTTTTCCACATTCCAATTTTAGTTGTAAGCATCTATGGAATATGGAATATTCCTTCTTCTTCTACACTCCCAAGACAGGGATTTATCCAGATGCTGGCATTTTGTAAGTGTACTTACTCTATGATGAGTAGTAGACATTGCCTAGAAAGTGTGAGTGCAGTAGGATTTGAAAACCTCATTTCTCACCTGGAGATGGAGAAAGCCAATCAAACCACTGCTCACGAGTTTATCTTCTCTGCTTTCCCTTATTCCTGGAGAGATTCTGTCATCTGTTTTGTTCTACTGCTCTTCATTTATGCATTCATTGTTGTTGGAAATGTGGTCATCATCACAGTGGTCCAGCTGAATATTCATCTCCACACTCCCATGTACTTCTTTATCAGTGCCCTTTCTTTCCTGGAGATCTGGTATACCACAGCTACAATACCAAAGATGCTCTCTTGCCTGCTTTGTGAGAAGAGCATTTCCTTAAACGGCTGTCTTCTGCAGATGTATTTCTTCCATTCCACAGGTATCAGTGAGGTTTGTCTCTTGACAGCTATGGCCTTTGACCGCTACCTGGCCATCTGCAGCCCTCTTCATTACACTACTATCATGACCCCAAAGCTATGTGCCTGGCTGactttaggttgctgtgtttgtGGTTTTGTCACACCCCTTCCTGAGATTGCCTGGATCTCCACACTGCCCTTTTGTGGCTCTAATCACCTGGAGCATATCTTCTGTGACTTCCTCCCAGTACTGCGCCTGGCCTGCACAGACACACAAGCCATCCTCATGATTCAGGTAGTGGATGTTGTCCATGCAGTGGAGATCATTACAGCTGTGATGCTCATCTTCATGTCCTACGTTGGTATCGTGGCTGTAATTCTACGTATTCGTTCCACTGAGGGCCGTCGCAAGGCCTTTTCCACATGCGTCTCCCACCTCACTGTATTTCTGCTCTTCTTTGGCAGTGTGGCTCTCATGTACCTACGCTTCTCTGCCACCTACTCCTTATTCTGGGATACAGCCATTGCTCTGGCCTTTGCAGTTGTATCCCCATTTTTCAACCCCATTATCTATAGCTTGAGGAATAAAGAGATAAAGGAAGCCATAAAAAAGCACATCAGTCAAGTGAGCATCTTTTTTTCATAAGACCAGGGACCTCAAATAAGATCTAATGTTTGGGAGTCTATATAATTGTTAGAGTCTTTTTATCCTCAACTCTCTTTCATCTGTCTTTTTCTGTCAGTCTTTGGTTGAAATTGGTCTCCCAAAGTTCACCAATAAACAAAATTCACTAATAACTGAATTCAATAGGttttttttcaacctttattcaatttgacacattttgaatcagaCTTTGTTGATTAGGTTTTCCGCCACTCAATTTCTCCAAGATAAATTTAACTTGTGGAAATAATTGgggtaaaaatttaattttaatagagtCAAGACATATCATTATAAGATATGGTTACTGAGCAACCATCTTCATAAGACTAAGTTCTCTCTACGGTATTTACAATGAATATACTTGAAGAATAATCCTAATTTCTAATCGAGTGTTCATGTGTTGATAAATAGCATACTAGATGTTTTTCAGTAGGTTCAATTATGAATGCCTTGTATGATTTTTATCTTGGCAGTACTACACAATATTAATTCCATGTCTGGGTCAATAACAGGGACTAAGGCCTGCATCCAATTATAATGAGCCTATGTGCCCAGTTAGTGGAAGTTGATTTATTGAACACCAAATTAACTTCATTAATATTGATGACCACTAGAAATGAAGAGAATGGACAGGCCTCTTTTAAATTGACATAGAGAGAAGCCTCGCAAAGGAGTTGGTTGCAGTTCTGTGGTAGTTAAGGACCATGGCAAAGAGTCTCAGGACAAGAAGTTcactgaagaaaattttaaatgcaataaatgaacaaacaaaaaccttgaCTCTAAGAAAAGTAAAGTAATATAAGTAACCTATTAATTAGCTAATCAATATTTTTTCATGATACATTGAAAAATGTAATCCTTGGTTTCACTGTAATAACATGTAAAGTACTTATCAATGAAGCAGGAATatcaataaatatctatttagtGAATAAACCAGTATCAGCATGCTGCATTCAGATTGTTCCAGCCAATTGATCTACCACATTGGACAACAGGGCTTCCTTTTTGACCTCTTCTCCCTTGGGTTTCAGGATGTTAgactccatttttttaaaatcttactttatTTGAGGGCTCTTTCTCTTGTGAATCCTTGTCTTTATACATGCTTCATAAAGGGTGATTTTCTCCAGGGCCCACACCTCAGTGGTGATGCAATAACAAAGCTGATGACTATGCAAATGTCAGTAAATTTTCACTTTTCCGTAGCCCACCTACAGGAATCCTAAGGTGGTCAACCTTACTTCCCCGCTAATATGCCACAGCCATGCCCTCATCCTCACCCCTAAATCTTATGATactcaagaatcagacacaaagaCAAAAGTTAAGGGAAAGGTCTGATGAGAAGAGGCTAATGCTATCTAAAAGAGCTCAGATAGAAAGAACATGAGAGAAAAGTCACAGTTTGTGGCTGGAGAGGTCTTGGTAAAGGGAAGTCAATCAGAAAATACACTTGTCAtaagaaaacaagggaaaagagaagaaaggggaaTCAAGAAGTGTTCCTGGGTTTAAAGTGTGTCTTTaatgttctatttttgtttttcataaaacaTGAGGAATGAAATTACAGATTGACTAATTATTTAACTATAATTTTCTAAGTGTAATTATTGTTCCAGAATTGATATACAAAAATTCCAGAATATGAAAGGGTTATGCAGTTTTCTTACCTGTTTTCcccttttttaagattttgtatTATATAATCTATTTCTCAATTAAAGTTCAATTAACAATCCAGTTTAGAAGAATACAgagaattttatttgagccaaactgagCAATATAACCAGGGAGACAGactctcagaaagctctgagaactgttccACCTGTTAGAGGTCAGAAGCACAGTCAGATACATCTTTAAGACAAAGGATCATGCATCAAATGACATACTGATGTATTACATAAAATTCAACAAAGATACATAGTCCAGGTAAGCATTTACAAACCAAGCATCAAGTCATTATGACTCTTCACAGAGTTGGGAAAtaacagtatttattttaaaaggagttACATTGCTAggggcagaagaaaggaaaagaagtgatCTTTACCGCCCAGCAGACACTCCCATCCTTGCGAAGTTCTTTTTGATGTGTAATGCAGGTGCACACTGCACATTAGGGAGACACAAACGGACACACAGAGAGAATTTTATGCTGAAATTTTCTTGTCATGccttaaaatataaactttatgTCTTGCCTTAAAATATAAACTTTGCTTATCACtttcctgaaaaagaaaatgaaaatgtttgtcacgaagttgtgtctgacgactctttgccaccccgtggactgtagcctgtcaggctcctctgtccacagaattctccaggcaatcatACTGGAGTGTTTCCATTTtatactctaggggatctttccgacccagggattgaacccgagtctcccgtaCTTCGGGCAGATCTACCATCTACTACTTTCCTAGTCCCTCAAAATTTATGCTTGTCATTTATCTTTATCAATATCACATATTTatcattataatttataaattatctaTAAATTATATTATGACTATTATTGTATCATTATCATTTATCACTTATAATGCCATTTATAAATgacatttatatatgttatataaatgaCACTTATGCCCTTGTCATTTATCATTGTCTCTAAAAAATTTATATAGCTAAAACTTCCACACTTTCTCACCTTCAGTCTGCTCGTACAACTGAGActatattatttcttaaaacttaGATATCATTGCTTTACCACTCTACTTAAAAACCTTCTAAGATTAAACACACCCTCACTCCAAATTGCAAATGTAATTTTACCAGCTaaactgtgtatgtgtgcacgctATTCCAGTGTGTTGaataaaaacaatttcaaattgagagaaaagctaaaggaaaagaaacagcatACAGCAGGGTCTGATGGTCAAAATAAGGATATCATTCAGAGGGGAGATCACTGTGCTGACCTGCTGGTGGAATTtcttacatgattttttttttttttaattcacattaCTGAAGATTGAGCAGTGAGTTCTCTTACACTGTGTTCCACCTCACCAACCTATCTATTGTCTGATATTTGGGGAAGATTATATTAaataagggctttccaggtggtgctagtgataaagaatctgcctgccaatgtaggagaccccagtttgagtcCTAggatgggaggatcccctggaaaagggataggctacccactcctgttttcatgggcttccctggtggctcagatggtaaagaatccacctgcaatgcaggagacctgggtttgatccctgggttgggaagatcccctggaggaggacatggcaacccactccagtattcttgcttagagcaTCCGCATGGcttaggagcctggcaggctatagtccatggggtcacacagagtcagacttgactgagcaaataagaacagcacagcacaacTTTGGAGAATCTGAGGTAACAAAAGTTAAAGTGAATATTGTTCACTGCAAAgaggtctttctttctttttttcttttcttttttttttgaatgacaatatttaatattttaaatttgggaGACAAACATTGGAGGCTTCTTAAAATGAGAACTCACTctggagaaacaaaaataaagtcttaaaaataaaataatgatgaccTCTACTCcataggaaaacattttttacataaaaattagtGTATTTTTCCTTGCTGTTAAATGGGTTGAGAAAATTGAACTCTAAAATTCCACAGTAAGCATGTGAATTTTAGTGTTGCAAATTGGGGACACTTTAGAATTTGGGGATATTTGTTGGAGTTTCTTAGTCCAGGAAATGAAGATCTGATAACTGCAAAGAGACTCAGGAAAGCTGGACAGTGCTGATTAAATGAGTGTGAGAAGTACAGTTCTGCCCAGAGCTGATAACCAAGATCAAATACAACAGTTCTCAAAAGTACTCCCACCCTGTAAAACTGAGTATAAGACTTCTCTTTAATGAAGCTGTCTGTAATGAACTTAGTTTTCCCTGTAATCTCTCAGCACTCATTTATATAAAGGGCTACATGCATTTTAAAGATTGAACATGATTCTTAACCTGTACAATGTCTCTCATACATTCTTTACCTGAGTGTCCTGTACTCAGGACCTCTATGTCATCAGTGCCAATAACCATTCTTGGGAACATGTAATGGTGGCAAGAAGGTCAGAGGCCCAAGTATTAAGCTACCAGGGTTCAAGATTTTCTCATCATGCCCTTCCATCAATCCAAAGGAAACATCCTGACACTTGGACTAATACATTCCCTAAGATTTGTGTTCATGCCGTTAGCACCcaaatttgatttttatataatGAAACTATATGAAAAAGTAAAGTTAATAGTATACTTTCAAGAAGAGAATTTAAAGCTCTCTCAGTTTCTTTGGGTGAGATGATCCAGGGTGAAGGGAAACTAGAAATGTAGAACCTTGGTCTACCTTAGTAGACCATGAATACTATATTATTCAAGTTGGATCTACAGGGAAATGATGTTTGACATGGATAGACCCACTGTTTTTTAGGAGGATCTGAAGCCatcctgatcttttttttttgatatgtttaCTTCACTTCTTAAAAGTTGTATAAAAGAACTATGTGTTTGGAggatttctgctttcttttctcttcattaaaaataatacatacaatAAATAGTATGACTTTATCCCAAAGTTTAtaattttgttccatttttagatattttatgaCTTCATTAATTTGtcaaatgttgttcagttgctcagtcgtttctgactctttgagatcccatgtactgcaacacaccaggcctccctgtccttcactatatcccagagtttgctcaaactcatgtccattgaatcaatgatgccatccaaccatctcatcctctgttgaccccttctcctcttaccctcaatctttcccagcaccaagatctcttccaatgagtcggctcttcgcatcaggtgaccagagtattggagctttagcttcagaatcagtccttccaatgaatattcagggttgatttcctctgcattgactggtttgatctccttgcagcccaagggactctcaggagtcttctccaggaccatattttgaaaacatcaatttttcaacactcagccttcattatggtccaactctcacatccatacacggctATTGGAaaatcaagcaaacaaacaagcatagctttgactatacagacctttgtcgacaaagtgatgggGTATCCTAATTTCTGTTTCACAAAATGCAAATAAGCAAGCATATATCTTACTtcctttgggtttttaaaaatccaatttagCCTTATCCataatcatttaaataaaagGAACAATCTGTGAGACCAGGAATAAAATTTTCTCCCTATTTTAACAAAGTCTCTACAGCAAGAATTAGGATGTCTTGTTGCTTAAAGACTGTTTAACTTGTTGTCAAAAATCTGCAGCTGAGTTTTAATGGAGTTGGTGATTTGTATTTCTGAGAGACAGGTTGGAACAAGAACCTCTGTATGCCTTGAGTTCTTGTAATTCTGTACAGAGTATGAAGAATGGGCAACCCAGAATTCCTTCCTGATTTATAATTCTCAGAAGCAAAATTTAAAGCTAATTGAAGAAACAAAACATAATCTTAACATGGCCCTATATTACATCTATAagttttttttctaagttttcatCTAAGAaatttgcttccattttttttttttttttaataaagtcctGTTGAAGAACTTTGAGAGCCATAGTCCCCTCAAAGCGCTGAATCACCCAGCATCTGTGCAAGTTAGCAGCTGCCTCAGCTCAATCTGTCTCCTGAAGATAGGGTAGATTGTAGTTGGCGGGATTCTGGCCCAAGCAacaggctatttttttttctttgtcttgccACATGTGTAACGTTTCTCTCATCTCTATCTAAATTAGACTAAACGATTACATGTgaattgtttctctttctttctctctcgcTCTTTtggataaattttattttggcgGGTTCTTGACCTTTAGGAAAAGCATAACACTTTCCAAAGGAAACCGTGAGTACATCTTTATTGGACAATTTGTCACCAATATAATTAGGAAAGCTGTCTCCTTTGAACTTTCTGTGCTATCTTTGACAGGATCAGCAAGAATTATTTCTTGATTCTTAAGAAGTAAAGAAGCTTagttttaattctcttttttatGAATGTATCACTTTAAACTGGCCTTGAGCTTGTGACTATACAGCACAAAATCCAGCAATGACCTGTTTATACAGGTTTACACAGAGAACAACCTGATAACTTGGAGCAAAATAACACACAATAAATGTTTGAGTCTCCATAGAAGGATTTATTTCTGTAACCAAACTAGTAAAGGCCATCCACAGAATAACAATTATGTATAGAAGGAGACTAAAGTCTAAAGCTTATATTGAATGTTTTCACAGAGGTAAACTAAGAAAAACTGTGCTTATATCCAGATAAATAAAGATGTATCCTATGGAGATTTTGCTGGATGTTGTCACAAATAAATTGGATCCCACTATTATTGGAAAATAATGCATGATTTTATTTGATAATACAATGTTTTATATTGCAAAAGTCAATTACCAAGatgctaatatttttaaatttgtggtaattagATTGTAAATGTGATAAATTTTTGATTAGTAATGtttatgaataaagaaaataaaaaagtaaatagtaTATTAGTTATATTTTTACATACTTTTTTTGGACTCTGGAGTATAtaatttgtcaaaattaattGCAAGCCatttttgtttattcactaaATTAGGTTTGTCATGATCAGTATATgttaacaccttttaagcttttgaAAGCAGTAAAATCATATTCCTTTTTATGCATCTGAAAATGTGATTTTGCTAATTTAAAGTTGTTTTCTTTAACAACTAACAATTAGTCTAACAATGCATGTTATAGAAATTTAttgttaattaaatttattaatatgggCAGATGTTTATGTGAAAAGTTGGAAAAGTATTCTGAATGACCAAGAATTATTAGCCTAAGTTGTAGCTGTACAtggttaaaattatataaatatattacagcCTTTCTAAAAAGAGAATTTTATGGGTATAAAGATATCTGAACATAAATCCAACATGAGTAAATGCCTTGAGACATTTAAAAAGATAGAatattagagagagagagaaaaaaacccaGTATACTAGAGACTTGAAAAGCAGCAGTAAGAGAAGCTTTTTAACTTGCAGGCTATGGAGAGTGATGGGTCAAAGGAGctggagacagcagaagagatcCAGGAGAGGCGCCAGAAGGTGCTGGCTCGCTACCAGAGGTTCAAGGAACGGGTTGCTGAGAGGGGTCAGAAGCTTGAAGATTCCTATCACTACCAGGTTTTCATACGAGATGCAGATGACCATGAGAAATGGATCACGGAGAAAATGAAGATTGCAAGTGATAAAAGCTATGAAGACCCAACGAACATACAGGTTCTTCAGTTTCACTGACTTCACTGGAGTAGACTCTAAAATCTCTAGGGAGGGAAACATTTTTATAATGTAGGTGTGCATCTGGtaaactctagagggatgctgtaATAGAAAGATTAGACTTTGGGAACTGTAATTCTGTCTCTAAATAGTCCATGTCTTCAACTCCTTAAGCCTCAATGTCTTATTTACACAGGGAACTCATTCTAGATAATACTTTATAAATGCAATATTGCTTTGAACCTAAAGCATGGGCAAAACACTGAGAATGCAAAGAATTTATGATGCAGTATGGAATTTCAATATTTGTGACATTAAGGATGGAATTGAAGTAAAGAGACATCAGTACTTCTGAACCAGCTTCTCTTTGCTCTCCTCAGAAAGATATGATTTAACCAGAGTTTTTCCCAGTTGGTTGTTCATGCCTCTTGTTAAGTCCAAACGAGAGGTCTCAGATAGAGAGGTTTGGTGGAAGCTCCCCCTACTACTTGTATTACAGAATAAGGCATAGTCAGGATCAGAAGAAAGGCTTGTATGCCTAAGATGCACAGAGGAAATCAGAAAGGAAGCACCTAGAACAAGAACAAAATGTAACCTACTAAATGGATGAACCTATATATGACAACAAGAGCATAATCTGGCATGCAAAAActtcccaattaaaataaaagccaCTGTTGTCATGATCATTTTCCTCATTGTTCACTACTTTCAGTAGAATTTagttccttttttcttaaaaggaaaaattctgTGTTACATTATTTAATTTCCACAGAAGGCAATTAAGActttaatgtaatatttattgGAAATTTCCCAAAGGCAGTAAGGACTGAAAAAACCTTCTTCTGTGGTCCTGGACATTGGGTCTGGGATCTTTGAAAACCTATATGCGATGATTCTGCCACAACCACTTCTTTTAGGATAGGACTCCTCTAGCTATGATCATAGGCTATCATTTAATCTATGCTGGGAAACAGGTAGTTCTGCCTGCAAGAAAGAAGAGGAATAAAAGAACTCTTTTATGGTCCAGGAGACCAGGCTCCAATAAGTCATAAACTCTGATTTCTAATCTTCAGGGgaaatatcagaagcatgaatCCT from Dama dama isolate Ldn47 chromosome 20, ASM3311817v1, whole genome shotgun sequence carries:
- the LOC133040077 gene encoding olfactory receptor 6K2, whose product is MEKANQTTAHEFIFSAFPYSWRDSVICFVLLLFIYAFIVVGNVVIITVVQLNIHLHTPMYFFISALSFLEIWYTTATIPKMLSCLLCEKSISLNGCLLQMYFFHSTGISEVCLLTAMAFDRYLAICSPLHYTTIMTPKLCAWLTLGCCVCGFVTPLPEIAWISTLPFCGSNHLEHIFCDFLPVLRLACTDTQAILMIQVVDVVHAVEIITAVMLIFMSYVGIVAVILRIRSTEGRRKAFSTCVSHLTVFLLFFGSVALMYLRFSATYSLFWDTAIALAFAVVSPFFNPIIYSLRNKEIKEAIKKHISQVSIFFS